The DNA sequence CGGTGCGAAGTCGTGTGAGCACGTCGGCTCCGATGTCCGCTGCGCGCTCGCGCAGATGCTCACGGTGATAGGCGGCGGCATCGGTGAGCAGGATGGCCCGCTGCGCGGCGATCAGCTCGACGCGCGGGAGAGAGGTCTCGGTCACCGACGCGCCGAGCGAGGTGAGCACGCGTGCGGCCTCGCGCACCGCGGCGTCGACCTCGGGGTCGACGTTGTCAAAGAAATGGTTCGTCGGGATGATGACGCGCACGCCGGTCGCACCGCCTTCGACGCCTGCGGCGTAGTCCTCGGTCGGGACATCCGCCGACGAGGGATCGAGCGGATCGTGGCCGGCGACCGCGTTCAGCGCGAGCGCGAGGTCACCGACCGTGCGCGCGAGCGGTCCGGAGTGATCGAGGGTCCACGCGAGCGGGATCACGCCGCGCAGGCTCACCCGCCCATACGTCGGCTTCAGCCCCGCGACGCCGCATAGCGACGCGGGGATCCGGATCGATCCGCCGGTGTCGCTGCCGGGCGAGGCGTAGCAGAAGCCCGACGCGACGGCGATCGCGCTGCCGCCGCTCGAGCCCCCGGGAATGCGTGAGGTGTCCCAGGGATTGCACGCCGGACCGAAGTGCGGGTTCTGATTCGTGACACCGAGCGCCCACTCGTGAAGGTTGAGCTTGCCGAGGAACACCGCACCCGCCGCGCGTAGCCTTTCGACGACTGCCGAGTCCCGCTCGGGGACGCGATCTCCGAAGATGCGCGATCCGCCCGTCGTGCGCACACCCGCGGTGTCGTACAGATCCTTCAGCGCGACCGGGATCCCGTGGAGCGG is a window from the Candidatus Limnocylindria bacterium genome containing:
- a CDS encoding amidase translates to MSDVALLPLQAASALIHSRRTSSVDLVRACLDRIARHDRELGAFITVTAESALAEAKRADADLANGIDRGPLHGIPVALKDLYDTAGVRTTGGSRIFGDRVPERDSAVVERLRAAGAVFLGKLNLHEWALGVTNQNPHFGPACNPWDTSRIPGGSSGGSAIAVASGFCYASPGSDTGGSIRIPASLCGVAGLKPTYGRVSLRGVIPLAWTLDHSGPLARTVGDLALALNAVAGHDPLDPSSADVPTEDYAAGVEGGATGVRVIIPTNHFFDNVDPEVDAAVREAARVLTSLGASVTETSLPRVELIAAQRAILLTDAAAYHREHLRERAADIGADVLTRLRTGQTFTGTDYAQARRDRDELRREWIALLREHDVILSPTTPVVAPLRDGQDAVAAAGRLTANTAPFNLTGLPAISIPCGFTTTGLPIGLQLAAGPWREGLVLRVARAYERARPWHKRLPLS